The following proteins are encoded in a genomic region of Cryptomeria japonica chromosome 11, Sugi_1.0, whole genome shotgun sequence:
- the LOC131060324 gene encoding putative disease resistance protein At1g50180, translating to MASVLAEGVVKKVCEMAIQQAANEAKILCNSTEDLEWLQSKFMEINCVLSEADEESSSQKESVKNWLHRARDIAWEAEDILEEFAVDSLYARNQFCCLSSCSQLILRHKMGTRIQKVKDRLSSVVADGNQLNIVRAAVPHVDEAESSSRSHGQQFKRWSVQDSKPVGIQSKIESMVSLLENPEIPIIAVVGVGGIGKTYLLQHVYNSRKDRYEKSACLSVSQFYSISKLQRELAFQLDKDLSKEMLFLCEVEAADAIYRFVLEKRCLIVLDDVWRATRGGHLLAKLGIPTEDGSQSKILVSTRNREVVANLNAEIYEMERLTDEQSWQLFCAYGFPKFEENRAPENLEEVARKIVKKCGELPLAIKIIAASLASNALLSEWQSKLSKLEKVGNSNDLVMDILKLSYDSLPAHLKTCFAYLSFFPEDEEIECEYLIYLWKGEGFIPTGQNPWDCLHQLADLCLLELWEGGWERWELVKYCKIHDLLLDLAILISRENKCAFHVEDAFSKLHSVNTGGGRWCRLFLAKKDIDEDTISERRPVFPTLVRTLSLSCNSKIGRRIPAMLFFLNGLVKGKLSAMLFSGMRVLRVLDLSHTNITTLPASVGEMKLLKVLNLRNTKIRKMPQCVRSLKSLSYLDVSSCSQLRHRQAPKWISELRCLQHLEGPFTRLPKGMSKLESLRTLRTWTLHLSKITCMKCGVLRLEDVGKMREIEEIEFYVEDATQLKKIEEGILAPLGKMRRLKVYNKIRGMRGESGLDLPQFPERMNAMRDLEHLELDHFAVPTWICCLANLRYLYLYYCDCSNYPELQTMQNLVVLRLWGDKRCRELPRAFGKSGGFPQLRFLEISEFPELEEFPEMEDGAMAYLEELELCSCGKLNKVGEGLEGLKRLKKISLFDSGMSELREMLKEGGTYWKKIKDKNPHITIDVEDVFA from the coding sequence ATGGCATCCGTGCTTGCAGAAGGTGTTGTTAAAAAAGTTTGTGAGATGGCCATCCAACAAGCGGCTAATGAGGCTAAAATACTCTGCAACTCCACAGAAGACCTTGAATGGTTGCAGAGCAAATTTATGGAAATCAATTGTGTCCTGAGTGAAGCCGATGAAGAGAGTAGTAGTCAAAAGGAGTCTGTAAAAAACTGGCTTCATAGAGCTCGGGACATTGCCTGGGAGGCAGAGGACATACTCGAAGAATTTGCTGTGGATTCTCTGTATGCCCGAAACCAATTTTGCTGTTTGAGTTCATGTAGTCAATTGATTCTTCGCCATAAAATGGGCACAAGAATTCAAAAGGTCAAAGACCGGTTGAGCTCCGTTGTTGCAGATGGAAACCAACTGAATATAGTTCGTGCTGCTGTGCCTCACGTAGATGAAGCAGAATCATCAAGTAGATCCCACGGGCAACAGTTTAAGAGATGGAGTGTCCAAGATTCGAAGCCAGTGGGGATACAGTCCAAGATTGAAAGCATGGTGAGTTTGCTCGAAAACCCCGAAATTCCAATTATTGCAGTGGTTGGGGTGGGGGGAATCGGCAAAACCTATCTTCTTCAGCATGTTTACAATAGTAgaaaagataggtatgagaaatctGCATGCCTTTCAGTTTCTCAGTTCTATTCTATTTCCAAGTTGCAGCGTGAATTGGCCTTTCAATTAGATAAAGATTTAAGTAAGGAAATGTTGTTCCTATGTGAGGTGGAAGCAGCAGATGCGATTTATCGCTTTGTGTTAGAGAAGAGGTGTCTTATTGTGTTAGATGATGTGTGGAGGGCTACAAGAGGAGGTCATTTGCTTGCTAAACTTGGCATACCAACTGAAGATGGTAGCCAAAGTAAAATTTTGGTCAGCACAAGAAACAGAGAGGTCGTTGCAAATCTCAATGCTGAGATCTATGAGATGGAACGTTTGACAGATGAACAGAGTTGGCAGCTGTTTTGTGCTTACGGATTTCCTAAGTTCGAGGAAAATAGAGCGCCGGAGAACTTGGAGGAGGTTGCTCGTAAGATTGTGAAGAAATGTGGGGAGTTGCCACTTGCAATCAAAATCATAGCAGCATCTCTGGCGAGCAATGCATTGCTAAGTGAGTGGCAGTCCAAGTTGAGTAAGCTGGAAAAGGTAGGCAATTCTAACGACCTTGTCATGGATATTCTCAAGTTGAGTTACGACTCACTCCCTGCACATTTAAAGACTTGTTTTGCTTATCTTTCCTTCTTTCCGGAGGATGAGGAAATAGAGTGTGAATATCTCATATATCTATGGAAGGGAGAAGGATTCATTCCAACAGGACAGAACCCCTGGGATTGTTTACATCAGCTTGCTGATCTCTGTCTGCTTGAATTATGGGAAGGAGGATGGGAAAGATGGGAGCTGGTGAAATATTGTAAAATTCATGATTTATTGCTTGATCTGGCCATACTCATATCCAGAGAAAATAAATGTGCATTCCATGTGGAGGATGCCTTCTCAAAATTACACTCTGTAAATACAGGTGGTGGTCGCTGGTGTCGCCTATTTTTGGCGaagaaagatattgatgaggataccATCTCAGAGAGACGCCCTGTTTTTCCCACACTTGTCCGCACACTGTCGCTCTCCTGTAATTCCAAAATTGGAAGAAGGATTCCGGCAATGTTGTTTTTCTTAAATGGCCTAGTTAAAGGAAAGCTTTCGGCAATGTTGTTTAGCGGTATGAGAGTTCTGCGGGTTCTGGATTTGAGCCATACAAATATCACCACATTGCCTGCATCTGTTGGAGAGATGAAACTTCTCAAAGTCTTGAATTTAAGGAACACAAAGATTAGGAAGATGCCCCAGTGTGTGAGAAGCCTTAAGAGTCTCTCTTATCTTGATGTCTCTAGTTGCAGTCAATTGCGGCATAGGCAGGCACCGAAATGGATAAGTGAACTGAGGTGTCTTCAGCATTTGGAAGGTCCGTTTACGAGACTGCCAAAGGGAATGTCAAAGCTGGAGTCTTTGAGAACACTGCGAACATGGACTTTGCACCTGTCCAAAATTACTTGTATGAAATGTGGTGTGTTAAGGTTAGAGGATGTTGGCAAGATGAGGGAGATTGAGGAAATAGAGTTTTATGTTGAGGATGCAACACAGttgaagaagattgaagaagggaTCCTTGCGCCCTTGGGGAAGATGCGTCGGCTGAAAGTATACAATAAAATCCGTGGAATGCGAGGTGAATCAGGATTGGATCTTCCACAGTTTCCGGAGAGAATGAATGCAATGAGAGATCTGGaacatctggagctagaccatttTGCAGTGCCAACTTGGATATGTTGTTTGGCAAATCTCAGGTACCTCTACTTATACTATTGTGATTGCAGTAATTACCCGGAATTACAAACAATGCAGAATCTAGTGGTTTTGAGGTTGTGGGGGGACAAGAGGTGCAGAGAATTGCCAAGGGCGTTTGGAAAGTCGGGAGGGTTTCCACAGCTACGCTTCTTGGAGATAAGTGAGTTCCCTGAATTGGAGGAGTTTCCAGAAATGGAGGATGGAGCAATGGCATACCTGG